A single region of the Clostridia bacterium genome encodes:
- a CDS encoding prephenate dehydrogenase/arogenate dehydrogenase family protein — protein sequence MNAARGTASEATTVAIWGPGLIGGSLGMALVQAGGYRVLAAARSPERAEAAVRAGAAHEAAPLERAAGEADVVVLCAPLAAVVGAVAEVRRRARPDAVVTDVAGLKAPVHEAAEAAEAADAGGGVAAFVGGHPMAGRERGGLENARADLFRGAMWVLTARDPARAAATPAGRRLEALARAAGAAPLWTTPEAHDAAAALASHVPQALATAAMRAFDAAARDRPLARRLAAGGLRDTTRLAASPADIWVDVLTRNAAHVCEGLDRVIAEISALRDMIARGDAAGLAASFDAAGDARRRLAAEKGWDR from the coding sequence GTGAACGCCGCGCGGGGGACAGCGTCCGAGGCGACGACCGTCGCCATCTGGGGCCCCGGGCTCATCGGCGGGTCGCTGGGCATGGCGCTCGTCCAGGCCGGGGGCTACCGGGTGCTGGCCGCCGCGCGCTCGCCGGAGCGCGCCGAAGCGGCCGTGCGCGCCGGCGCCGCGCACGAGGCGGCGCCGCTGGAGCGCGCGGCGGGCGAGGCGGACGTCGTCGTCCTGTGCGCGCCGCTGGCCGCCGTGGTGGGCGCCGTGGCGGAGGTGCGGCGTCGCGCGCGGCCGGACGCCGTGGTGACGGATGTCGCCGGGCTCAAGGCGCCGGTGCACGAGGCGGCGGAGGCCGCAGAGGCGGCGGACGCCGGCGGGGGCGTCGCGGCGTTCGTCGGCGGCCACCCGATGGCCGGCCGCGAGCGCGGCGGCCTCGAGAACGCGCGGGCCGACCTGTTCCGCGGCGCCATGTGGGTCCTCACCGCCCGGGACCCGGCGCGCGCCGCGGCCACCCCCGCCGGACGCCGCCTGGAGGCGCTCGCACGCGCCGCCGGCGCCGCGCCGCTGTGGACCACGCCGGAGGCGCACGACGCGGCCGCCGCGCTCGCGTCCCACGTGCCGCAGGCGCTCGCCACGGCGGCCATGCGCGCGTTCGACGCGGCGGCCCGGGACCGGCCGCTGGCCCGCCGCCTGGCCGCCGGCGGCCTGCGCGACACGACGCGCTTGGCCGCAAGCCCGGCCGACATCTGGGTCGACGTGCTCACGCGGAACGCCGCGCACGTGTGCGAAGGCCTCGACCGCGTCATCGCCGAGATCTCGGCGCTGCGCGACATGATCGCGCGGGGCGACGCGGCCGGTCTCGCGGCGTCTTTCGACGCGGCCGGGGACGCCCGGCGGCGGCTGGCCGCCGAGAAGGGGTGGGATCGCTGA
- the trpD gene encoding anthranilate phosphoribosyltransferase, which translates to MIESYLKKVVAGEDLNELEAETAMTAIMAGQVRDVLIAAYLTALRAKGESVAEIVGSARAMRRAATHVQTRHPLVVDTCGTGGDGRGTFNISTTAAFVVAAAGVPVAKHGNRSVSSRAGSADVLEALGANLNLDAAKVGACLDAVGFGFLFAPLLHSAMKHAAPVRRALGFRTIFNILGPLTNPAGAASQVVGVYEARLAPVLAEVLNGLGTRRSLVVHSEDGLDEISISAPTLVYEADGADVRGYRIRPEDFGLRRAPLAAVTGGDAADNAAIARDVLAGKPGPARDIVLLNAGAALYAGGRAETIAEGVRLAADAIDSGAARRTLERFIAFTHRVAEEAAG; encoded by the coding sequence ATGATCGAGAGCTACCTGAAGAAAGTGGTGGCGGGCGAGGACCTGAACGAGCTTGAAGCCGAGACGGCGATGACGGCCATCATGGCCGGCCAGGTGCGCGACGTCCTCATCGCGGCCTACCTGACGGCGCTGCGCGCGAAGGGGGAGTCGGTGGCGGAGATCGTCGGCAGCGCGCGAGCCATGCGGCGCGCGGCCACGCACGTTCAGACGCGCCACCCGCTCGTCGTCGACACCTGCGGCACGGGGGGCGACGGCCGCGGCACGTTCAACATCTCCACGACGGCGGCGTTCGTCGTGGCCGCGGCGGGCGTGCCCGTCGCCAAGCACGGCAACCGCTCGGTCTCCAGCCGGGCCGGCAGCGCCGACGTCCTGGAGGCGCTGGGCGCCAACCTCAACCTGGACGCGGCGAAGGTCGGCGCCTGCCTCGACGCGGTCGGCTTCGGCTTCCTCTTCGCGCCGCTCCTGCACTCGGCGATGAAGCACGCGGCGCCGGTGCGGCGCGCCCTGGGCTTCCGCACCATCTTCAACATCCTGGGCCCCCTGACGAACCCGGCCGGGGCGGCGTCGCAGGTGGTCGGCGTGTACGAGGCGCGCCTCGCGCCCGTGCTGGCGGAGGTCCTGAACGGGCTGGGCACCCGGCGGTCGCTGGTGGTGCACAGCGAGGACGGGCTCGACGAGATCTCGATCTCCGCGCCCACCCTCGTCTACGAGGCGGACGGCGCGGACGTGCGCGGCTATCGCATCCGCCCGGAGGACTTCGGCCTAAGGCGCGCGCCGCTGGCCGCCGTCACGGGCGGCGACGCGGCCGACAACGCCGCGATCGCGCGCGACGTCCTGGCTGGGAAGCCCGGCCCGGCCCGCGACATCGTGCTGCTCAACGCGGGGGCCGCGCTGTACGCGGGCGGCCGGGCGGAAACCATCGCGGAGGGCGTGCGGCTGGCCGCGGACGCCATCGACAGCGGCGCAGCGCGGCGCACGCTGGAGCGTTTCATCGCGTTCACGCACCGGGTCGCGGAGGAGGCGGCGGGATGA
- a CDS encoding tryptophan synthase subunit alpha — protein MTRLAAMFERLMARGERALIAYLAVGDPDLPTSLAAARAMLANGADALELGVPYSDPLADGPAIQAAGQRALAAGFRLGWLFEAIRALRAESDAPLAVMTYVNPVLQAGPDGFVEQVRDAGGDALIVPDLPADEATELAAACRRAGLDFVPFVAPTSTPERMAAADAVGSGFVYCVSVTGVTGARAEMPAELPEFLERVRRHVRLPRAVGFGVSRPEQARAVAVHAEGVIVGSALVERIAEGGGAAAVAARVGAHVAALKAALRPAPENSAGAAAPPGEAPAVS, from the coding sequence ATGACGCGCCTCGCGGCCATGTTCGAACGTCTCATGGCGCGCGGCGAGCGCGCGCTGATCGCCTACCTCGCCGTCGGAGACCCGGACCTGCCCACGTCCCTCGCGGCGGCGCGCGCGATGCTCGCGAACGGCGCCGACGCGCTGGAGCTGGGCGTGCCGTACTCCGACCCGCTGGCGGACGGCCCGGCCATCCAGGCCGCGGGCCAGCGCGCGCTCGCGGCCGGCTTCCGCCTGGGCTGGCTCTTCGAGGCAATCCGCGCGCTGCGCGCGGAATCGGACGCGCCCCTCGCCGTGATGACCTACGTCAACCCGGTGCTGCAGGCGGGCCCGGACGGCTTCGTCGAGCAGGTGCGGGACGCGGGCGGCGACGCGCTCATCGTCCCCGACCTGCCTGCGGACGAGGCGACGGAACTGGCCGCCGCCTGCCGGCGGGCGGGCCTCGACTTCGTCCCGTTCGTCGCCCCGACCAGCACGCCGGAGCGAATGGCGGCGGCGGACGCCGTCGGCAGCGGCTTCGTCTACTGCGTCTCCGTGACGGGCGTGACGGGCGCGCGTGCGGAGATGCCCGCGGAGCTCCCGGAGTTTCTTGAGCGGGTGCGACGCCACGTGCGGTTGCCGCGCGCCGTGGGGTTCGGCGTGTCCCGGCCGGAGCAGGCGCGCGCAGTTGCGGTGCACGCGGAGGGCGTGATCGTGGGGAGCGCGCTCGTGGAGCGGATCGCCGAAGGTGGGGGCGCGGCGGCGGTGGCGGCGCGGGTCGGCGCGCACGTCGCGGCCCTCAAGGCGGCGCTGCGGCCGGCGCCGGAGAATTCGGCCGGAGCCGCGGCGCCTCCGGGAGAGGCACCGGCCGTCTCGTGA
- the trpC gene encoding indole-3-glycerol phosphate synthase TrpC, with amino-acid sequence MILERILERRRRRLEEAKARVPAAEMARQAEAAALLRRQRAAERRAFGLPAWDGLRAALEAAERERFPIIAEIKRASPSAGAFGTDLSVGRLARAYREGGAAAISVLTEPDFFQARAGDLETAASTSGLPVLRKDFVVDPYQVDEAAVMGAAAVLLIVAALPDDDLRRLFARAGELGLDALVEVHDERELERAVAAGARLVGVNNRDLRTFVTRLEVTERLARRVPRDVLLVTESGIRGPDDIRRLASAGARAALVGESLVRSPDPAVSLRELAYATVARGGEAMCS; translated from the coding sequence ATGATCCTGGAGCGCATTTTGGAAAGGCGCCGGCGCCGTCTGGAGGAGGCCAAGGCCCGCGTCCCGGCAGCCGAGATGGCGCGGCAGGCGGAGGCGGCGGCGCTCCTGCGGCGGCAGCGGGCGGCCGAGCGGAGGGCGTTCGGCCTGCCGGCATGGGACGGCCTGCGCGCGGCGCTGGAGGCCGCCGAGCGGGAGCGCTTCCCGATCATCGCCGAGATCAAGCGGGCTTCGCCGTCGGCCGGCGCCTTCGGGACCGACCTGAGCGTGGGCCGCCTCGCCCGGGCCTATCGCGAGGGGGGCGCGGCGGCGATCTCGGTGCTCACGGAACCGGACTTCTTCCAGGCGCGCGCGGGCGACCTCGAAACGGCCGCCTCGACGAGCGGGCTGCCCGTGCTGCGCAAGGACTTCGTCGTCGATCCCTACCAGGTGGACGAGGCGGCGGTCATGGGCGCCGCGGCCGTGTTGCTCATCGTCGCGGCGCTGCCGGACGACGACCTGCGCCGCCTGTTCGCCCGCGCCGGCGAGCTGGGCCTGGACGCGCTCGTGGAGGTCCACGACGAGCGCGAACTGGAGCGGGCCGTCGCCGCGGGCGCACGGCTCGTGGGGGTCAACAACCGCGACCTGCGCACGTTCGTGACCCGGCTCGAGGTCACGGAGCGGCTGGCCCGCCGCGTGCCGCGCGACGTGCTCCTCGTCACGGAGAGCGGCATCCGGGGCCCGGACGACATCCGCCGCCTCGCGTCCGCCGGCGCGCGCGCCGCGCTCGTCGGGGAGAGCCTCGTCCGCTCGCCGGACCCGGCCGTTTCGCTGCGCGAGCTCGCCTATGCTACGGTGGCCCGTGGAGGCGAAGCGATGTGTTCGTGA
- a CDS encoding phosphoribosylanthranilate isomerase — MFVKICGIRTLSAILAANEAGADAVGFVFHQASRRYVPPAEAIPLAAIAGRQRVKVGVFVDAPPVEVVGIADSARLDYVQLHGVEDPAYVRQVRKLAGLAQRPFGVILGLRLRADEPAEDVARRVRECAPDMVVVEAARPEAPGGTGRPWDWTRVRELDLPVPVLLAGGLTPENVAEALEAARPYGVDVSSGVETDGAKDPDKIRRFVAAVRDWERDHGADGP, encoded by the coding sequence GTGTTCGTGAAGATCTGCGGCATCCGCACGCTGAGCGCGATCCTCGCGGCCAACGAGGCCGGCGCCGACGCGGTGGGGTTCGTGTTCCACCAGGCGAGCCGGCGCTACGTGCCCCCGGCCGAGGCCATCCCGCTGGCCGCCATCGCCGGCCGCCAGCGCGTCAAGGTCGGCGTCTTCGTCGACGCGCCGCCCGTCGAGGTCGTCGGCATCGCCGACTCGGCCCGCCTGGACTACGTCCAGCTGCACGGGGTCGAGGATCCGGCGTACGTGAGGCAGGTGCGGAAGCTCGCCGGGCTCGCGCAGCGGCCGTTCGGCGTGATCCTGGGCCTGCGCCTGCGGGCGGACGAGCCGGCCGAGGACGTCGCGCGGCGCGTGCGGGAGTGCGCGCCGGACATGGTGGTCGTGGAGGCGGCCCGGCCGGAGGCGCCGGGCGGCACGGGGCGGCCGTGGGACTGGACGCGGGTGCGTGAGCTCGACCTGCCGGTGCCGGTCCTCCTCGCGGGGGGCCTCACGCCGGAGAACGTGGCCGAGGCCCTCGAGGCGGCGCGGCCGTACGGCGTCGACGTCTCCAGCGGGGTGGAGACGGACGGGGCGAAGGATCCGGACAAGATCCGCCGCTTCGTGGCGGCGGTGCGGGATTGGGAGCGAGACCATGGCGCGGACGGCCCTTGA
- a CDS encoding anthranilate synthase component I family protein, whose amino-acid sequence MTRILPDRIAFDALARQGGLVAVHTETVADLETPITLYLKLADLGACYLLESAEAGERPGRYSIVGLDPLERLLCDGDTSPFAALAALMSRYRVAAGRGLPPFYGGAVGYVAYDAVRHLEPVPLPPKPSGWPEAEFVVARTVCVYDHLTHRLHVVTLADPRDGAERAYAEATRTLDRVHAALRRSLPPLPGPDEAERFEGTGADGRAGDAAGEATPGTAKEAATFTGAAPANRRTSLPRAAFTAAVRRALEAIRAGEAFQVVLAQQIDRPLDADPFRVYRALRSLNPSPYLFFLDFGERRLAGSSPETLVKVEDGRVDYRPIAGTRPRGGTPEEDARLAAELVADEKERAEHVMLVDLGRNDLGRVCRPGTVRVDRLMAVERYSHVMHLVSHLSGELRPEVTPLDALAACFPAGTLTGAPKVRAMQLISQLEPERRGPYGGAVGYAGFNGNLDFCIAIRTVAMTGGRARIGAGAGVVADSDPDREFEETMHKARALERALDLAASREAAALLRGVGA is encoded by the coding sequence ATGACGCGCATCCTGCCGGATCGCATCGCGTTCGACGCCCTCGCCCGGCAGGGCGGGCTCGTGGCCGTGCACACGGAGACGGTCGCGGACCTCGAGACGCCGATCACGCTGTACCTGAAGCTCGCGGACCTCGGCGCGTGCTACCTCCTGGAGAGCGCCGAGGCCGGCGAAAGGCCGGGCCGGTACTCGATCGTCGGGCTCGATCCCCTCGAGCGGCTCCTCTGCGACGGCGACACATCGCCGTTCGCGGCGCTGGCGGCACTCATGAGCCGCTATCGCGTGGCGGCGGGGCGCGGCCTGCCCCCCTTCTACGGTGGTGCCGTGGGGTACGTCGCCTACGACGCCGTGCGGCACCTGGAGCCCGTGCCGCTGCCCCCGAAGCCGAGCGGATGGCCGGAAGCCGAGTTCGTGGTGGCCCGCACGGTCTGCGTGTACGACCACCTGACGCACAGGCTCCACGTCGTCACGCTCGCCGACCCGCGCGACGGCGCCGAACGCGCCTACGCGGAGGCGACCCGGACGCTGGATCGCGTGCACGCGGCGCTGCGCCGCTCGCTGCCGCCGCTCCCAGGCCCCGACGAGGCGGAGCGGTTCGAGGGCACCGGTGCGGACGGGCGCGCCGGCGACGCGGCGGGCGAGGCGACGCCCGGGACCGCGAAGGAGGCGGCGACGTTTACGGGGGCTGCGCCCGCGAACCGGCGCACGAGCCTGCCCCGCGCGGCCTTCACCGCCGCGGTTCGCCGGGCGCTGGAGGCGATCCGCGCCGGCGAGGCGTTCCAGGTGGTCCTCGCGCAGCAGATCGACCGCCCGCTGGACGCCGATCCCTTCCGCGTCTACCGGGCGCTGCGCTCGCTCAACCCGTCCCCCTACCTGTTCTTCCTCGACTTCGGGGAGCGGCGGCTGGCCGGGTCGTCCCCGGAGACGCTCGTCAAGGTCGAGGACGGCCGCGTGGACTACCGGCCGATCGCCGGCACGCGGCCGCGCGGCGGCACGCCGGAAGAGGACGCGCGCCTCGCGGCGGAGCTCGTCGCGGACGAGAAGGAGCGGGCGGAGCACGTGATGCTCGTCGACCTGGGCCGCAACGACCTCGGCCGCGTCTGCCGTCCGGGCACGGTGCGCGTCGACCGGCTGATGGCCGTGGAGCGTTACTCCCACGTGATGCACCTGGTGTCGCACCTGAGCGGCGAGCTGCGCCCCGAGGTGACGCCGCTGGACGCGCTCGCGGCCTGCTTTCCGGCCGGCACGCTGACGGGAGCGCCGAAGGTGCGCGCCATGCAGCTGATCAGCCAGCTGGAGCCGGAGCGGCGCGGCCCGTACGGCGGCGCCGTCGGGTACGCCGGCTTCAACGGCAACCTCGACTTCTGCATCGCGATCCGCACGGTGGCGATGACCGGCGGCCGGGCGCGGATCGGCGCCGGCGCCGGGGTGGTGGCGGACAGCGACCCGGACCGTGAGTTCGAGGAGACGATGCACAAGGCGCGCGCGCTGGAGCGGGCGCTGGACCTGGCGGCGTCGCGGGAAGCCGCGGCGCTCCTGAGGGGGGTGGGCGCGTGA
- the trpB gene encoding tryptophan synthase subunit beta, translating to MARTALDAIERRFGRFGGRYVPETLIPALDELTEAYADAKADPGFQAELDRLLREYVGRPTPLYEARRLSAALGGRARVFLKREDLNHTGAHKINNAIGQALLAARLGKRRITAETGAGQHGVATATAAALLGLECEVFMGEEDMRRQELNVFRMELLGARVIPVASGTRTLKDATNEAIRDWVTHVRTTHYVIGSVVGPHPYPAMVRDFQSVIGREARRQVLELAGRLPDALVACVGGGSNSMGLFHPFKDDASVRMYGVEAAGEGLHTGRHAATLTAGRFGVLHGAASYLLQDEDGQVLPAHSISAGLDYPGVGPEHAHFKETGRATYLAVTDGEAIWGLELLSRTEGIIPALESAHAIAALPRILPELPEGAVVVVCLSGRGDKDMPQVAAARRAGRAPAGIGATGGHGATEADRAGAAQDRAATHGGGAR from the coding sequence ATGGCGCGGACGGCCCTTGACGCGATCGAACGGCGATTCGGCCGCTTCGGCGGCCGCTACGTGCCGGAGACGCTGATTCCGGCGCTCGACGAGCTCACGGAGGCCTACGCCGACGCGAAGGCGGACCCGGGCTTCCAGGCGGAGCTCGACCGCCTGCTGCGCGAGTACGTGGGGCGCCCGACGCCGCTGTACGAGGCGCGGCGCCTGTCGGCGGCGCTGGGCGGGCGCGCGCGCGTGTTTCTCAAGCGCGAGGACCTCAACCACACCGGCGCGCACAAGATCAACAACGCCATCGGCCAGGCGCTGCTGGCCGCGCGCCTCGGCAAGCGGCGCATCACGGCGGAGACCGGCGCCGGCCAGCACGGCGTGGCAACGGCCACCGCTGCGGCGCTCCTGGGGCTTGAGTGCGAGGTCTTCATGGGCGAGGAAGACATGCGGCGCCAGGAGCTGAACGTCTTCCGAATGGAGCTTCTCGGCGCGCGCGTGATTCCAGTGGCCTCGGGCACGCGCACGCTGAAGGACGCGACGAACGAGGCGATCCGCGACTGGGTCACGCACGTGCGCACGACGCACTACGTGATCGGCTCCGTCGTTGGTCCGCACCCGTATCCGGCCATGGTGCGCGACTTTCAGAGCGTCATCGGCCGGGAGGCGCGCCGCCAGGTTCTCGAGCTGGCGGGCCGGTTGCCGGACGCGCTCGTCGCGTGCGTAGGCGGCGGGAGCAACAGCATGGGGCTGTTCCACCCGTTCAAGGACGACGCCAGCGTGCGCATGTACGGCGTGGAGGCGGCGGGCGAGGGCCTCCACACCGGACGCCACGCCGCCACGCTGACCGCGGGCCGCTTCGGCGTGCTCCACGGCGCGGCGAGCTACCTCCTGCAGGACGAGGACGGCCAGGTCCTGCCGGCGCACTCCATCTCCGCCGGCCTCGACTATCCCGGCGTGGGCCCGGAGCACGCGCACTTCAAGGAGACCGGCCGGGCAACGTACCTCGCCGTGACGGACGGCGAAGCGATTTGGGGGCTGGAGCTCCTCTCGCGCACGGAGGGCATCATCCCCGCGCTCGAGAGCGCGCACGCCATCGCGGCCCTGCCGCGCATCCTGCCGGAGCTGCCGGAGGGCGCGGTCGTCGTCGTCTGCCTCTCCGGCCGCGGCGACAAGGACATGCCGCAGGTGGCGGCGGCGCGGCGGGCCGGGCGAGCGCCCGCGGGGATCGGCGCCACCGGCGGGCACGGCGCCACGGAGGCGGATCGCGCTGGCGCGGCGCAGGATCGCGCCGCGACGCACGGGGGCGGCGCCCGATGA
- the aroF gene encoding 3-deoxy-7-phosphoheptulonate synthase translates to MIVVMRWDATDEHIQDVERRLAELGFTAHVSRGKERTVIGAVGDRPPDPDAMGLESLPGVERVMLVQHAFKLASREFRAEPSRVRVGDVVLGGEEVVVIAGPCAVENREQILETAAAVKRAGARMLRGGAFKPRTSPYSFQGLEEDGLKLLAEARERTGLPIVTEVMSPETVPLVAAYADMLQIGARNMQNFPLLRAVGRVGRPVMLKRGPSATIEEWLQAAEYILAAGNDQVVLCERGIRTFETATRNTLDLNAVPVLKEWTHLPVVVDPSHGTGKWRLVKPMALAAIAAGADALIVEVHPQPARALSDGSQSLTPKRFAELMREAAAVAGAVGRRLDLPEGAWAPAGEDGRGAGRSDDGAAPAAGSRAADAAASAR, encoded by the coding sequence ATGATCGTCGTCATGCGGTGGGACGCAACGGACGAGCACATCCAGGACGTCGAGCGGCGACTCGCCGAGCTGGGCTTCACGGCGCACGTGTCGCGGGGCAAGGAGCGCACGGTGATCGGCGCCGTCGGCGATCGGCCGCCGGATCCGGACGCGATGGGGCTGGAGTCGCTGCCGGGCGTGGAGCGGGTCATGCTGGTGCAGCACGCGTTCAAGCTCGCGAGCCGGGAGTTCCGCGCGGAGCCGTCCCGAGTGCGGGTGGGCGACGTCGTCCTCGGCGGGGAGGAGGTCGTCGTCATCGCCGGGCCGTGCGCCGTGGAGAACCGGGAGCAGATCCTGGAGACGGCCGCGGCCGTCAAGCGCGCAGGCGCGCGCATGCTCCGGGGCGGGGCCTTCAAGCCCCGCACGTCGCCGTACAGCTTTCAGGGGCTCGAGGAGGACGGGTTGAAGCTTCTCGCGGAGGCTCGGGAGCGCACGGGCCTGCCGATCGTGACGGAGGTCATGAGCCCGGAGACGGTGCCGCTCGTGGCCGCGTACGCGGACATGCTGCAGATCGGCGCGCGGAACATGCAGAACTTCCCGCTGCTCCGCGCGGTGGGGCGCGTCGGCCGGCCGGTGATGTTGAAGCGCGGTCCCTCGGCCACCATCGAAGAGTGGCTGCAGGCGGCCGAGTACATCCTCGCGGCCGGGAACGACCAGGTCGTCCTCTGCGAGCGGGGGATCCGCACGTTCGAGACGGCGACGCGGAACACGCTGGACCTGAACGCCGTGCCGGTGTTGAAGGAGTGGACGCACCTGCCGGTCGTCGTCGATCCGAGCCACGGCACGGGCAAGTGGCGCCTCGTGAAGCCGATGGCCCTGGCGGCGATCGCGGCCGGCGCGGACGCGCTGATCGTCGAGGTGCACCCGCAGCCGGCGCGGGCGCTGTCCGACGGGTCGCAGTCGCTCACGCCGAAGCGGTTCGCGGAGCTCATGCGCGAGGCGGCGGCCGTGGCCGGCGCCGTCGGGCGGCGGCTGGATCTGCCGGAAGGGGCGTGGGCGCCGGCGGGCGAGGACGGCCGGGGCGCCGGCCGCTCGGACGATGGTGCGGCGCCTGCGGCGGGGAGCCGGGCTGCGGACGCGGCCGCGAGCGCGCGGTGA
- a CDS encoding aminodeoxychorismate/anthranilate synthase component II gives MITLIDNYDSFTYNLAQYLCELGADVYVVRNDAMSVEALEAMEPDGLVVSPGPGRPEEAGISVEAVRRLGERVPVLGVCLGHQAIGVAYGARVTRGPRPVHGKASEVTHGGAGVFRGIPSPFPAARYHSLVVAEAGLPDCLEVTARSADGAVMGLRHRERPVEGVQFHPESVLTPHGKALLANFLETVYGAGGAGGAGRAGRLSGVPTIASPGTGGKGR, from the coding sequence GTGATCACCCTCATCGACAACTACGACTCGTTCACCTACAACCTGGCCCAGTACCTGTGCGAGCTGGGCGCGGACGTGTACGTGGTGCGCAACGACGCCATGAGCGTCGAGGCGCTCGAGGCGATGGAGCCGGACGGGCTGGTCGTCTCCCCGGGGCCGGGGCGGCCGGAGGAGGCCGGAATCTCCGTGGAGGCCGTCCGCAGGCTCGGCGAGCGCGTGCCGGTGCTGGGCGTGTGCCTGGGGCACCAGGCGATCGGCGTCGCGTACGGCGCGCGCGTGACGCGCGGGCCGAGGCCGGTGCACGGCAAGGCGTCCGAGGTCACCCACGGCGGCGCCGGCGTGTTCCGCGGGATTCCGAGCCCGTTCCCGGCGGCGCGGTACCACTCCCTGGTGGTGGCCGAGGCCGGGCTGCCCGACTGCCTCGAGGTCACGGCGCGGAGCGCGGACGGGGCCGTCATGGGCCTGCGCCACCGCGAGCGGCCGGTCGAAGGCGTGCAGTTCCACCCGGAGTCCGTGTTGACCCCGCACGGGAAGGCGCTGTTGGCCAACTTCCTCGAGACGGTGTACGGAGCCGGCGGCGCCGGCGGCGCGGGCCGCGCCGGCCGCCTGTCCGGCGTGCCGACCATCGCCTCGCCGGGAACGGGAGGGAAGGGACGATGA